AATGTCTATGGTAAAAAGTTAAAAAATCCTCCCACTTTTGTTAGATATATTTTTTTGTGTAATTTTGTAATCGTTATGCGGCAGTAATAATATACATATTAATACGAGTTAGTAATCCTGTAGTTCTCATATGCTACGAGGAGGTATTAAAAGGTGCGTTTCGACAATGCATCTACTGTAGTATATTATTGCTTAATCCAAATGAATATTATAAATTTAGGAATTCTTGCTCACATTGATGCAGGAAAAACTTCCGTAACCGAGAATCTGCTGTTTGCCAGTGGAGCAACGGAAAAGTGCGGCCGTGTGGATAATGGTGACACCATAACGGACTCTATGGATATAGAGAAACGTAGAGGAATTACTGTCCGGGCTTCTACGACATCTATTATCTGGAATGGAGTGAAATGCAATATCATTGACACTCCGGGACACATGGATTTTATTGCGGAAGTGGAGCGGACATTCAAAATGCTTGATGGAGCAGTCCTCATCTTATCCGCAAAGGAAGGCATACAAGCGCAGACAAAGTTGCTGTTCAGTACTTTACAAAAGCTGCAAATCCCGACAATTATATTTATCAATAAGATTGACCGTGCCGGTGTGAATTTGGAGCGTTTGTATATGGATATAAAAACAAATCTGTCGCAAGATGTCCTGTTTATGCAAACTGTTGTCGATGGATCGGTTTATCCGGTTTGCTCCCAAACATATATAAAGGAAGAATACAAAGAATTTGTATGCAACCATGACGACGATATATTAGAACGATATTTGGCGGATAGCGAAATTTCACCGGCTGATTATTGGAATACGATAATCGCTCTTGTGGCAAAAGCCAAAGTCTATCCGGTGCTACATGGATCAGCAATGTTCAATATCGGTATCAATGAGTTGTTGGACGCCATTTCTTCTTTTATACTTCCTCCGGCATCAGTCTCAAACAGACTTTCAGCTTATCTCTATAAGATAGAGCATGACCCCAAAGGGCATAAAAGAAGTTTTCTTAAAATAATTGACGGAAGTCTGAGACTTCGAGACGTTGTAAGAATCAACGATTCGGAAAAATTCATCAAGATTAAAAATCTAAAGACTATTTATCAGGGCAGAGAGATAAATGTTGATGAAGTGGGTGCCAATGATATCGCGATTGTAGAAGATATAGAAGATTTTCGAATCGGAGATTATTTAGGTGCTAAACCTTGTTTGATTCAAGGATTATCTCATCAGCATCCCGCTCTCAAATCCTCCGTCCGGCCAAATAAGCCCGAAGAGAGAAGCAAGGTGATATCCGCTCTGAATACATTGTGGATTGAAGACCCGTCTTTGTCCTTTTCCATAAACTCATATAGTGATGAATTGGAAATCTCGTTATATGGTTTGACCCAAAAGGAAATCATACAGACATTGCTGGAAGAACGATTTTCCGTAAAGGTCCATTTTGATGAGATCAAGACTATCTACAAAGAACGACCTATAAAAAAGGTCAATAAGATTATTCAGATCGAAGTACCACCCAACCCTTACTGGGCCACAATAGGGCTGACTCTTGAACCCTTACCGTTAGGGGCAGGGTTGCAAATCGAAAGTGACATCTCCTATGGTTATCTGAACCATTCTTTTCAAAATGCCGTTTTTGAAGGGATTCGTATGTCTTGCCAATCTGGTTTACATGGATGGGAAGTGACAGATCTGAAAGTAACTTTTACTCAAGCCGAGTATTATAGCCCGGTAAGTACACCTGCTGATTTCAGACAGCTGACCCCTTATGTCTTCAGGCTGGCTTTGCAACAGTCAGGTGTGGACATTCTCGAACCGATGCTCTGTTTTGAGTTGCAGATACCCCAAGTAGCGAGTTCCAAAGCTATTACAGATTTGCAAAAACTGATGTCTGAGATTGAAGACATCAGTTGTAATAATGAGTGGTGTCATATTAAAGGGAAAGTTCCATTAAATACAAGTAAAGACTATGCCTCAGAAGTAAGTTCGTACACTAAGGGCTTAGGCATTTTTATGGTTAAGCCATGTGGGTATCAAATAACAAAAGACGGTTATTCTGATAATATCCGCATGAACGAAAAAGATAAACTTTTATTCATGTTCCAAAAATCAATGTCATTAAAATAATGGAGCGGTCAGGAAATTTCTATAAGGCAATACGGTTGGGATATATACTTATCTCCATTCTTATCGGATGTATGGCATATAATAGCCTCTATGAATGGCAGGAGATAGAAGCATTAGAACTTGGCAATAAAAAAATAGACGAGCTCCGAAAAGAAATAAACAATATCAATATTCAAATGATAAAATTTTCTCTATTGGGTGAAACAATACTGGAATGGAACGATAAAGATATCGAGCATT
This Alistipes onderdonkii DNA region includes the following protein-coding sequences:
- the tet(Q) gene encoding tetracycline resistance ribosomal protection protein Tet(Q); this translates as MNIINLGILAHIDAGKTSVTENLLFASGATEKCGRVDNGDTITDSMDIEKRRGITVRASTTSIIWNGVKCNIIDTPGHMDFIAEVERTFKMLDGAVLILSAKEGIQAQTKLLFSTLQKLQIPTIIFINKIDRAGVNLERLYMDIKTNLSQDVLFMQTVVDGSVYPVCSQTYIKEEYKEFVCNHDDDILERYLADSEISPADYWNTIIALVAKAKVYPVLHGSAMFNIGINELLDAISSFILPPASVSNRLSAYLYKIEHDPKGHKRSFLKIIDGSLRLRDVVRINDSEKFIKIKNLKTIYQGREINVDEVGANDIAIVEDIEDFRIGDYLGAKPCLIQGLSHQHPALKSSVRPNKPEERSKVISALNTLWIEDPSLSFSINSYSDELEISLYGLTQKEIIQTLLEERFSVKVHFDEIKTIYKERPIKKVNKIIQIEVPPNPYWATIGLTLEPLPLGAGLQIESDISYGYLNHSFQNAVFEGIRMSCQSGLHGWEVTDLKVTFTQAEYYSPVSTPADFRQLTPYVFRLALQQSGVDILEPMLCFELQIPQVASSKAITDLQKLMSEIEDISCNNEWCHIKGKVPLNTSKDYASEVSSYTKGLGIFMVKPCGYQITKDGYSDNIRMNEKDKLLFMFQKSMSLK